From Macaca mulatta isolate MMU2019108-1 chromosome 3, T2T-MMU8v2.0, whole genome shotgun sequence, the proteins below share one genomic window:
- the SBDS gene encoding ribosome maturation protein SBDS, whose amino-acid sequence MSIFTPTNQIRLTNVAVVRMKRAGKRFEIACYKNKVVGWRSGVEKDLDEVLQTHSVFVNVSKGQVAKKEDLISAFGTDDQTEICKQILTKGEVQVSDKERHTQLEQMFRDIATIVADKCVNPETKRPYTVILIERAMKDIHYSVKTNKSTKQQALEVIKQLKEKMKIERAHMRLRFILPVNEGKKLKEKLKPLIKVIESEDYGQQLEIVCLIDPGCFREIDELIKKETKGKGSLEVLNLKDVEEGDEKFE is encoded by the exons ATGTCGATCTTCACCCCCACCAACCAGATCCGCCTAACCAATGTGGCCGTGGTACGAATGAAGCGCGCCGGGAAGCGCTTCGAAATCGCCTGCTACAAAAACAAGGTCGTCGGCTGGCGGAGCGGCGT GGAAAAAGACCTTGACGAAGTTCTGCAGACCCACTCAGTGTTTGTAAATGTTTCTAAAGGTCAGGTTGCCAAGAAGGAAGATCTCATCAGTGCGTTTGGAACAGATGACCAAACTGAAATCTGTAAGCAG ATTTTGACTAAAGGAGAAGTTCAAGTATCAGATAAAGAAAGACACACACAACTGGAGCAGATGTTTAGGGACATTGCAACCATTGTGGCAGACAAATGTGTGAATCCTGAAACAAAGAGACCGTACACCGTGATCCTTATTGAGAGAGCCATGAAGGACATCCACTATTCAGTGAAAACCAACAAAAGTACAAAACAGCAG GCTTTGGAAGTGATAAAGCagctaaaagagaaaatgaagatagAACGTGCTCACATGAGGCTTCGCTTCATCCTGCCAGTGAATGAAGGCAAGAAGCTGAAAGAAAAGCTCAAGCCACTGATCAAGGTCATAGAAAGTGAAGATTATGGCCAACAGTTAGAAATC GTATGTCTGATTGACCCGGGCTGCTTCCGAGAAATTGATGAgctaataaaaaaggaaaccaaaggcAAAGGTTCTTTGGAAGTACTCAATTTGAAAGATGTGGAAGAAGGAGATGAGAAATTTGAATGA